One segment of Candidatus Babeliales bacterium DNA contains the following:
- the ruvB gene encoding Holliday junction branch migration DNA helicase RuvB, with the protein MNEMQSIELLAKQETPEERTHDFIPKTFDDYLGQAELKKKLAVYTQAAKMRKEPLDHLLLFGPPGLGKTTLAHIMANVMDVGIKMASGPMLERTGDLVAILSSLEPRDILFIDEIHRTPTNVEEVLYSAMEQFSVDVIIGQGAGAKTITLPLHPFTLIGATTKSGMISAPLRSRFGITERLDFYTDEELRDIVLQSAQFLQLSLASDGALRIAKCARGTPRIAKKITRRVRDFAQVQNKNIIDKPLVIEALTFLGIDDDGLSIVDNMLLRKIIEHFDGGPVGLDTLASLIGEDKDTIEAVFEPFLMRKGLLEKTPRGRQIPFKALSYLKNKYLGQKALF; encoded by the coding sequence ATGAATGAAATGCAATCTATTGAATTACTTGCCAAGCAAGAAACGCCAGAAGAACGTACGCATGATTTTATTCCAAAAACGTTCGATGATTATTTAGGGCAAGCAGAACTTAAAAAGAAATTAGCTGTTTATACGCAAGCAGCAAAAATGCGTAAAGAACCGCTTGATCATTTATTACTCTTTGGCCCTCCAGGGCTTGGCAAAACTACGTTGGCACACATTATGGCAAACGTAATGGATGTGGGCATCAAAATGGCCAGTGGCCCGATGCTTGAACGCACCGGTGATCTGGTTGCTATTTTATCAAGTCTAGAACCACGTGATATTTTATTTATTGATGAAATTCATCGTACGCCAACCAATGTAGAAGAAGTATTATATAGTGCGATGGAACAATTCAGCGTTGACGTGATTATCGGCCAAGGTGCTGGCGCTAAAACGATTACCCTTCCACTTCATCCATTTACCTTAATTGGTGCGACTACCAAAAGCGGCATGATTTCTGCCCCATTACGAAGCCGATTTGGCATCACTGAACGGCTTGATTTTTACACCGATGAAGAATTGCGTGATATTGTTTTGCAAAGTGCACAATTTTTACAATTATCATTAGCATCTGACGGCGCCTTACGTATTGCAAAATGTGCGCGGGGCACGCCAAGAATTGCTAAAAAAATTACCCGTCGTGTGCGTGATTTTGCTCAAGTGCAAAACAAAAATATCATTGATAAACCGCTTGTTATTGAAGCACTTACTTTTTTGGGTATTGATGATGACGGCTTGAGCATTGTCGATAACATGTTGCTCCGCAAAATTATAGAACATTTTGATGGCGGACCGGTTGGCCTTGATACGCTCGCTTCATTAATCGGCGAAGATAAAGATACTATTGAAGCGGTATTTGAACCATTTTTAATGCGCAAGGGATTGCTTGAAAAAACTCCGCGAGGTCGACAAATTCCATTCAAAGCGTTATCCTATTTAAAAAATAAATATCTTGGGCAAAAAGCCCTTTTTTGA
- a CDS encoding YebC/PmpR family DNA-binding transcriptional regulator: MAGHSKWANIKHKKAAMDAKRGKAFTRITKEITVAARVGGGDLAANPRLRQLVDKARAVNMPMDNVNRAIKRGTGELPGVNYEAHLYEGYGPYGVAVIVEALTDNKNRTVADVRRLFSSSGGSLGEGGSVSWMFEKLGVVRTQKTDISEDQLLEKLLDFDVRDISRDEDTFVITCEPKSLEPIKQELESAGIVIENAELEWVANNPANLDDTQTEKAIAFLDELEEHDDVQNVYANLA, encoded by the coding sequence ATGGCAGGCCATTCCAAATGGGCAAATATTAAACATAAAAAAGCCGCTATGGATGCAAAGCGCGGCAAAGCATTTACACGAATAACTAAAGAAATTACGGTTGCTGCCCGCGTTGGTGGTGGTGATTTGGCAGCTAATCCACGCTTGCGTCAGTTAGTTGATAAAGCGCGTGCTGTTAACATGCCAATGGATAATGTTAATCGTGCTATTAAACGTGGAACTGGTGAATTACCAGGCGTGAATTATGAAGCACACTTATATGAAGGCTATGGTCCTTATGGGGTTGCGGTTATTGTGGAAGCATTAACTGATAATAAAAATCGTACGGTTGCTGATGTACGCCGTTTATTTTCTAGCTCAGGTGGGTCATTAGGCGAAGGTGGCTCAGTAAGCTGGATGTTTGAAAAGCTTGGCGTAGTACGCACGCAAAAAACAGATATATCTGAAGATCAACTCCTTGAAAAACTATTAGATTTTGATGTAAGAGATATTTCACGCGATGAAGATACTTTTGTTATCACTTGTGAGCCAAAATCACTCGAACCAATTAAGCAAGAGCTGGAATCTGCTGGTATTGTTATTGAAAATGCTGAATTAGAATGGGTTGCCAATAATCCGGCTAATTTAGATGATACACAAACTGAAAAAGCAATTGCATTTCTTGATGAATTAGAAGAACATGATGACGTACAAAATGTATATGCAAATTTAGCATAA
- a CDS encoding YicC/YloC family endoribonuclease — translation MVVSMTGFASSTAVLTAKDGSQTQLSITLKSLNSRFFEANCKLPYALHHLETEFTKIFKENLHRGYIVFSIQASNPAIFKGPIQVDLSAVKGYLDAAQQIKKSYEVSGSLEIANLIMLPNVFSIEEQTIDEQTKKFIFNEVKQVLDKLMHARITEGKALQADLENRIASMKQLMDSIEILANEMMEQRKKEIIARLAALDEASTEVTEAQRSALYYELDKIDIHEEIVRFKNHLETFKKHLLSDELEKGRRLDFIVQELGRETNTIAAKCSNAQISAQAINIKVELEKAREQIQNIV, via the coding sequence ATGGTAGTGAGTATGACCGGCTTTGCTTCATCCACTGCAGTGCTTACTGCAAAAGATGGTTCTCAAACACAGCTTTCAATTACATTAAAATCTCTAAATTCACGATTTTTTGAAGCAAATTGCAAACTCCCTTATGCGCTCCATCATCTAGAAACAGAATTTACTAAAATTTTTAAAGAAAACTTGCATCGTGGCTATATAGTTTTTTCCATTCAAGCTAGTAATCCTGCCATATTTAAAGGCCCCATTCAAGTAGATTTATCGGCCGTCAAAGGATATCTTGATGCCGCACAACAGATAAAAAAATCTTATGAAGTATCTGGTTCTTTAGAAATCGCCAATCTGATAATGCTACCGAATGTTTTTAGCATTGAAGAACAAACTATCGATGAACAAACAAAAAAATTTATTTTTAATGAAGTCAAACAAGTTCTTGATAAACTTATGCATGCACGCATAACTGAAGGCAAAGCATTGCAGGCTGATTTAGAAAACCGTATTGCCTCTATGAAGCAGCTTATGGATTCAATTGAAATTCTTGCAAATGAAATGATGGAACAACGAAAAAAAGAAATTATCGCCCGCTTGGCAGCACTTGATGAAGCATCTACTGAAGTTACCGAAGCACAACGTAGCGCGCTTTATTATGAACTAGATAAAATTGATATTCATGAAGAAATCGTTCGTTTTAAAAATCATCTTGAAACATTCAAAAAGCATTTACTTTCTGATGAGCTTGAAAAAGGACGGCGCCTTGATTTCATAGTACAAGAATTAGGCAGAGAAACGAACACCATTGCAGCCAAATGCAGTAATGCACAAATTAGCGCGCAAGCGATAAATATTAAAGTAGAACTTGAAAAAGCCCGCGAGCAAATTCAAAATATTGTGTAA